The following proteins come from a genomic window of Musa acuminata AAA Group cultivar baxijiao chromosome BXJ1-7, Cavendish_Baxijiao_AAA, whole genome shotgun sequence:
- the LOC135583304 gene encoding ubiquitin-like protein ATG12 isoform X2 encodes MIKTMTYLLPCYITELGVLSKNIFQISGSDKFSKVIEFLRRQLHRDTLFVYINSAFSPNPDELVIDLYNNFGFDGKLVVNYASSMAWG; translated from the exons ATGATCAAGACAATGACCTATTTGCTTCCTTGCTACATCACAGAGTTGGGAGTTTTATCCAAAAACATATTCCAG ATTTCTGGAAGTGACAAATTCTCAAAGGTTATTGAATTTCTTCGTCGGCAACTTCATCGGGATACTTTG TTTGTTTATATCAACAGCGCCTTCTCTCCAAACCCTGATGAATTGGTGATTGATCTCTACAAT AACTTTGGATTTGATGGTAAGCTGGTCGTTAACTATGCTTCTTCCATGGCATGGGGCTGA